A section of the Stenotrophomonas acidaminiphila genome encodes:
- a CDS encoding transcriptional regulator: MMMADTASRPPFDVTAMRAHAGDAAQLLKALANENRLQVLCLLAEGERSVGEINALLDLSQSALSQHLAVLREEGLVLTRREAQTIVYALADGPAAAVMHTLHGIYCGRPATRGKAGKP; encoded by the coding sequence ATGATGATGGCCGATACCGCTTCCCGCCCGCCGTTCGACGTGACCGCGATGCGCGCGCATGCCGGCGACGCCGCGCAGCTGCTCAAGGCGCTGGCCAACGAGAACCGGCTGCAGGTGCTGTGCCTGCTGGCCGAGGGCGAGCGTTCGGTGGGCGAGATCAACGCCCTGCTGGACCTCAGCCAGTCGGCGCTGTCGCAGCACCTGGCGGTGCTGCGCGAGGAAGGCCTGGTGCTGACCCGGCGCGAGGCGCAGACCATCGTCTACGCGCTGGCCGATGGCCCGGCGGCGGCGGTGATGCACACCCTGCACGGCATCTACTGCGGCCGCCCCGCGACCCGCGGCAAGGCGGGCAAGCCATGA
- a CDS encoding DNA-binding response regulator, translated as MPSLLIADDHPLFRAALRQAAGEAVADLQVREAESLEGVLAALDAAPDTDLILLDLHMPGNHGLAGLAAIRAQHPGVAVIVVSANDDPRVVRRALDHGAAGYLPKSSGLNELREAIRSVMACEQWLPASLRAAVARAQSSSHDSELAARLASLSPQQFRVLALVAEGLLNKQIADRLDVQERTVKAHLSAIFERLGVRNRTQASVVLRELELSDPSRQSDL; from the coding sequence ATGCCCAGCCTGCTGATCGCCGACGACCACCCGCTGTTCCGCGCCGCGCTGCGCCAGGCCGCGGGCGAGGCGGTGGCCGACCTGCAGGTGCGCGAGGCCGAATCGCTCGAGGGCGTGCTGGCGGCGCTGGACGCCGCGCCCGATACCGACCTGATCCTGCTCGACCTGCACATGCCCGGCAACCACGGGCTGGCCGGGCTGGCGGCGATCCGCGCCCAGCACCCGGGGGTGGCGGTGATCGTGGTGTCGGCCAACGACGACCCGCGCGTGGTGCGACGCGCGCTCGACCACGGCGCCGCCGGCTACCTGCCCAAGAGCTCGGGGCTGAACGAACTGCGCGAGGCGATCCGCAGCGTCATGGCCTGCGAGCAATGGCTGCCGGCGTCGCTGCGCGCGGCGGTGGCGCGGGCGCAGTCCTCCAGCCACGACAGCGAACTGGCCGCACGCCTGGCCAGCCTGTCGCCGCAGCAGTTCCGGGTACTGGCGCTGGTCGCCGAGGGCCTGCTCAACAAGCAGATCGCCGACCGCCTGGACGTGCAGGAACGCACGGTCAAGGCGCACCTGTCGGCGATCTTCGAGCGCCTGGGCGTGCGCAACCGCACCCAGGCCAGCGTGGTGCTGCGCGAACTGGAACTGAGCGACCCCAGCCGCCAGAGCGACCTGTAA
- a CDS encoding 3-hydroxybutyrate dehydrogenase produces the protein MDRFLQGRTALVTGSTSGIGLAIAQALSAAGARVAINGLGTAEQIDAALAGVAAAGGQSRHFGADLRNPAEIEAMMAAVQDWGALDVLVNCAGIQHAAPLAEQPAGKWDDIIAINLSAAFHTMQQALPGMAARGYGRVVNIASVHGLVASKNKAPYVASKFGIVGLSKVAALEYAAAGSRDSGGVTVNCVCPGWVETPLIEPQIQAHRHGGSRDDGVRALLEEKQPSLRMSLPEDIAAMVVWLCRREAHNLTGAALPMDGAWTAQ, from the coding sequence ATGGACCGCTTCCTGCAGGGTCGCACCGCGCTGGTCACCGGCAGCACGTCGGGCATCGGCCTGGCCATCGCCCAGGCACTGTCCGCCGCCGGCGCGCGCGTGGCGATCAACGGCCTGGGCACGGCCGAACAGATCGACGCCGCGCTGGCCGGCGTCGCCGCGGCCGGCGGGCAGTCGCGCCATTTCGGCGCCGACCTGCGCAATCCGGCCGAGATCGAGGCGATGATGGCCGCGGTGCAGGACTGGGGCGCGCTCGACGTGCTGGTCAACTGCGCCGGCATCCAGCATGCCGCGCCACTGGCCGAGCAGCCCGCCGGCAAGTGGGACGACATCATCGCCATCAACCTCAGTGCCGCCTTCCACACCATGCAGCAGGCGCTGCCGGGCATGGCCGCGCGCGGCTACGGCCGGGTGGTCAACATCGCCTCGGTGCACGGGCTGGTGGCATCGAAGAACAAGGCGCCCTACGTGGCCAGCAAATTCGGCATCGTCGGCCTGAGCAAGGTGGCCGCACTGGAATACGCCGCCGCCGGCAGCCGCGACAGCGGCGGGGTCACCGTCAACTGCGTGTGCCCGGGCTGGGTGGAAACGCCGCTGATCGAGCCGCAGATCCAGGCCCACCGCCACGGTGGCAGCCGCGACGACGGCGTGCGCGCCCTGCTCGAAGAGAAGCAGCCCAGCCTGCGCATGTCGCTGCCCGAGGACATCGCCGCGATGGTGGTGTGGCTGTGCCGCCGCGAAGCGCACAACCTCACCGGCGCGGCGCTGCCGATGGACGGTGCCTGGACCGCGCAGTAA
- a CDS encoding multidrug transporter AcrB — protein MAPHDTPRLGVSGRLARIFQDNPLTPILALLGLLLGLVAVAITPREEEPQIDVTMANVIVPFPGADARQVEQLVAYPLERRLAGIEQVKHTYSVSRPGLAVLTVEFDVGVPRQAALVRLYDKVFSNMDWMPPDVGVGQPIIKPRGIDDVPVMALTLWADAPAPTAADRGAGGRGALELSQVAHTLETELKHIPGTRDVYTIGAPERAMMVTLDPARLAAHGLAVNDLAAALQAANLARQAGERIGGDGVVQVSAGRFLADRADVAGLVLGVDGGQPVRLADVATVSDATDLPSRYVWHGAPPGRAGPRTGVAPAVTLAITKQPGSNAADITGAVLERIEALRGQVIPEGVEVAVTRDYGATASDKAQTLIKKLVFATGSVVLLVLFALGRREALVIGSAVVLTLAVTLFASWAMGFTLNRVSLFALIFSIGILVDDAIVVVENIHRHMAQGGKTLREAIPPAVDEVGGPTILATFTVIAALMPMAFVSGLMGPYMRPIPINASVGMVLSLLIALVVTPWLSLKLLRRHAGAAVAGAHGHVEGGMAARLHHVFVRVMTPFLAGDGAARRRRWLFLAMAVLVALAASLAVFRLVVLKMLPFDNKSELQLVVDMPEGSTLEATNAVLAELAGVLDRTPEVLHYQGYAGTAAPINFNGLVRQYYLREGANTGDLQVNLVDRHARSRKSHDIAVALRPEVARIGRRHGASVKVVEVPPGPPVLSPIVAELYGPDHARLRQIGRALTQRFLDTDGIVDVDSSVEADAAREVLVVDRERAARLGVSQADIVQTIAAGLSGSDASHVIDSGSLYPRPIRLRLPASGQATLDGVLALRVGGGNGQLVPLSELVTVRRAPWDGAIQHKDLLPVVYVMGDESGSIDSPLYGMFDLVGQVGDHAIDGQRLAQFFVRQPTDGAGFGIKWDGEWQITYETFRDMGIAYAAGMVLIYLLVVAYFRNYAVPLVIMAPIPLTVIGVMPGHALLGAQFTATSMIGMIALAGIIVRNSILLVDFINHLVERGQTLEQAVIDACAVRAQPIALTALAAMAGAFFILDDPIFNGLAIALIFGILVSTVLTLVVIPLLYYALLSRRRQRQAAA, from the coding sequence ATGGCGCCGCACGATACGCCGCGGCTGGGTGTTTCCGGCCGCCTGGCCCGCATTTTCCAGGACAACCCGCTGACCCCGATCCTGGCGTTGCTGGGGTTGCTGCTGGGCCTGGTCGCGGTGGCGATCACCCCGCGCGAGGAAGAGCCGCAGATCGACGTGACCATGGCCAACGTCATCGTGCCGTTCCCCGGCGCCGACGCGCGCCAGGTGGAGCAGCTGGTGGCCTATCCGCTGGAGCGCCGGCTGGCCGGGATCGAGCAGGTCAAGCACACCTATTCGGTCAGCCGCCCGGGGCTGGCGGTGCTGACCGTGGAGTTCGACGTCGGCGTGCCGCGGCAGGCGGCGCTGGTGCGCCTGTACGACAAGGTGTTCTCGAACATGGACTGGATGCCGCCGGACGTGGGCGTCGGCCAGCCGATCATCAAGCCCCGCGGCATCGACGACGTGCCGGTGATGGCGCTGACGCTGTGGGCCGATGCGCCCGCGCCGACGGCGGCGGACCGCGGTGCCGGCGGGCGTGGCGCGCTGGAACTGTCCCAGGTCGCGCATACCTTGGAAACCGAGCTCAAGCACATCCCCGGAACCCGTGACGTCTACACCATCGGCGCGCCCGAGCGGGCGATGATGGTGACGCTGGATCCGGCGCGCCTGGCCGCCCATGGCCTGGCGGTGAACGACCTGGCCGCGGCGCTGCAGGCGGCGAACCTGGCGCGCCAGGCCGGCGAACGCATCGGTGGCGACGGCGTGGTGCAGGTCAGCGCCGGGCGCTTCCTGGCCGACCGCGCCGACGTGGCCGGGCTGGTGCTGGGGGTGGACGGCGGGCAGCCGGTGCGGCTGGCCGACGTGGCCACGGTCAGCGATGCCACCGACCTGCCGTCGCGTTATGTCTGGCACGGCGCGCCGCCCGGGCGCGCCGGCCCGCGCACCGGCGTGGCGCCGGCGGTGACCCTGGCCATCACCAAGCAGCCGGGCAGCAATGCGGCCGACATCACCGGCGCGGTGCTGGAGCGGATCGAGGCGCTGCGCGGGCAGGTCATTCCCGAGGGCGTGGAAGTGGCCGTCACCCGCGACTACGGCGCGACCGCCAGCGACAAGGCGCAGACCCTGATCAAGAAGCTGGTGTTCGCGACCGGTTCGGTGGTGCTGCTGGTGCTGTTCGCGCTGGGCCGCCGCGAGGCGCTGGTGATCGGTTCGGCGGTGGTGCTGACCCTGGCGGTGACGCTGTTCGCGTCCTGGGCCATGGGTTTCACCCTCAACCGGGTGTCGCTGTTCGCGCTGATCTTCTCGATCGGCATCCTCGTCGATGATGCCATCGTGGTGGTGGAGAACATCCACCGGCACATGGCGCAGGGCGGAAAGACCCTGCGCGAGGCGATCCCGCCGGCGGTCGACGAAGTGGGCGGGCCGACCATCCTGGCGACCTTCACCGTGATCGCCGCGCTGATGCCGATGGCCTTCGTCAGCGGCCTGATGGGGCCGTACATGCGGCCGATCCCGATCAATGCCTCGGTCGGCATGGTGCTGTCGCTGCTGATCGCGCTGGTGGTCACGCCGTGGCTGTCGCTGAAGCTGCTGCGCCGCCATGCCGGCGCAGCGGTGGCCGGTGCCCACGGCCATGTCGAAGGCGGCATGGCCGCGCGCCTGCACCACGTGTTCGTGCGGGTGATGACGCCGTTCCTGGCCGGTGACGGCGCCGCGCGCCGGCGGCGCTGGCTGTTCCTGGCCATGGCCGTGCTGGTGGCGCTGGCCGCGAGCCTGGCGGTGTTCCGCCTGGTGGTGCTGAAGATGCTGCCGTTCGACAACAAGTCCGAACTGCAGCTGGTGGTGGACATGCCCGAAGGCAGCACCCTGGAGGCCACCAACGCGGTGCTCGCCGAACTGGCCGGCGTGCTCGACCGCACCCCGGAGGTGCTGCACTACCAGGGCTACGCCGGCACCGCCGCGCCGATCAATTTCAACGGGCTGGTGCGCCAGTACTACCTGCGCGAGGGCGCCAACACCGGCGACCTGCAGGTCAACCTGGTCGACCGCCACGCGCGCAGCCGCAAGAGCCACGACATCGCCGTGGCGCTGCGCCCGGAGGTGGCGCGGATCGGACGCCGCCATGGTGCCTCGGTGAAGGTGGTGGAAGTGCCGCCGGGACCGCCGGTGCTGTCGCCGATCGTGGCCGAGCTGTACGGCCCGGACCATGCGCGCCTGCGCCAGATCGGGCGCGCGCTGACCCAGCGCTTCCTCGACACCGACGGCATCGTCGACGTCGACAGCAGCGTCGAGGCCGATGCCGCGCGCGAGGTGCTGGTGGTGGACCGCGAGCGCGCGGCGCGGCTGGGCGTGTCGCAGGCGGACATCGTGCAGACCATCGCCGCCGGGCTGTCGGGTAGCGACGCCAGCCATGTCATCGACAGCGGCTCGCTGTACCCGCGCCCGATCCGGCTGCGGCTGCCGGCCAGCGGCCAGGCCACGCTCGACGGCGTGCTGGCGCTGCGGGTAGGCGGCGGCAACGGCCAGCTGGTGCCGTTGTCGGAGCTGGTGACGGTGCGGCGCGCGCCCTGGGATGGCGCGATCCAGCACAAGGACCTGCTGCCGGTGGTGTACGTGATGGGCGACGAAAGCGGCAGCATCGACAGCCCGCTGTACGGCATGTTCGACCTGGTCGGCCAGGTCGGCGACCACGCCATCGACGGCCAGCGCCTGGCGCAGTTCTTCGTGCGCCAGCCGACCGACGGCGCCGGCTTCGGCATCAAGTGGGACGGCGAATGGCAGATCACCTACGAGACCTTCCGCGACATGGGCATCGCCTATGCCGCCGGCATGGTGCTGATCTACCTGCTGGTGGTGGCGTACTTCCGCAACTACGCGGTGCCGCTGGTGATCATGGCGCCGATCCCGCTGACCGTGATCGGGGTGATGCCGGGCCATGCGCTGCTCGGGGCGCAGTTCACCGCGACCAGCATGATCGGCATGATCGCGCTGGCCGGCATCATCGTGCGCAATTCGATCCTGCTGGTGGATTTCATCAACCACCTGGTCGAACGCGGGCAGACCCTGGAGCAGGCGGTTATCGATGCCTGCGCGGTGCGCGCGCAGCCGATCGCGCTCACCGCGCTGGCGGCGATGGCCGGTGCGTTCTTCATCCTCGACGACCCGATCTTCAACGGTCTGGCGATCGCGCTGATCTTCGGCATCCTGGTGTCGACCGTGCTCACCCTGGTGGTGATTCCGCTGCTGTACTACGCGCTGCTGTCGCGGCGGCGCCAGCGCCAGGCAGCGGCATGA
- a CDS encoding sulfurtransferase — protein sequence MNLDRAVLAFAGVMVLASVALAHFVSPLWLWLTVFVGANLLQASVTGFCPAAIVFRRLGVPGGCAFK from the coding sequence ATGAACCTCGACCGTGCCGTCCTTGCCTTCGCCGGCGTGATGGTCCTCGCCAGCGTCGCCCTCGCGCATTTCGTATCGCCGCTGTGGCTGTGGCTCACCGTGTTCGTCGGCGCCAACCTGCTGCAGGCCAGCGTCACCGGCTTCTGCCCGGCCGCCATCGTGTTCCGCAGGCTGGGCGTGCCCGGCGGCTGCGCGTTCAAGTAA
- a CDS encoding hybrid sensor histidine kinase/response regulator — protein sequence MLSLVTVALAGVAWLVLMFGVALYGERRPTVFARHWRHVYALSLAVHCTSWTFYGTVTQAARYGWPLPPTFVGAILFYALGIGMMVRLVRLARETNATSLADLIAARLGRDAWLAATVTLIAALGLIPYIALQLKAVAMSFAMLTLRSADAVDAAPWRDSALYVALAMALFAMLFGARRADVSEHNRGLVLAMAAESLFKLGAMLALGAFVWFGLDAVAVPPPAPVADAPAGGFMPLVLLGALAMFLLPHQFHVGVVECRDPADIRTSRWLFPLYLLLIALPILPLARAGTALLGDSVPSDMYTLALPFSAGHTGVALFAFLGGLSAATGMVVVSTLTLSLMIGNHWFAPGLLRSTWARAGGDHRRELVWLRRAGICVIMLLAWGYSRSIGGGNVLADIGAISFSAMATLVPVLGFAIWRPQTPPRAAIAGVLAGFATWAWVLLLPTLLESSGRVPAWLAHGPLGWRWLAPEALFGLTGWSPLGRAVGASLFVGTAVTLLVMAWRRDTPDRTRRNLDADALRDAGRRFLPWEKVQRLLADAPRQGPVPAATEASIERELSAVLGAASARLLLDAARRESGELATVAAIVSEASLDLRFNQQVLQAALQNMSQGISVIDREQRLVAWNRPYAQLFGFPDELLQVGRPIVDLTRWALQALPQRGSDERAVDRRLAFMRAGTAHLTERVFPDGRIVEIRGNPMPGGGFVATFTDVTEFRRTEQELMRSNETLEQRVGERTALLESAKREAERANDAKSRFLAAIGHDLLQPLHAAHLFTDTLAQQVEAPSQRQAVAQIRGALDSTTQLLTGLFDMSRLEAGGLVPQPRGMPLAEVLDPLASEFRALAAARGLGFRYVPTRAWVNSDPQLLRRVLQNFLANAVRYTARGGVLLGVRREGGRLRIEVHDTGPGIAATEQRRIFEEFRRGEDSGGQGLGLGLAIADRIAGLLQAPLRLRSTLGRGTVFSVAVDALPVSTPAAPPPGPAEPAARGAVRVLVVDNDPAALAGLAALLRGWGYDVAEASAEAAAVAAMQAAPAALWLFDYNLDDGDTGTALQARLGARFGTRPTLILSADDSLATRREVLEQGLTLLHKPVRPLALKSIMDRLLAARALARP from the coding sequence ATGTTGAGTCTGGTGACGGTGGCATTGGCCGGAGTGGCCTGGCTGGTGCTGATGTTCGGCGTCGCGCTCTATGGCGAACGCCGGCCCACCGTGTTCGCGCGCCACTGGCGCCATGTCTACGCGCTGTCGCTGGCGGTGCACTGCACCTCGTGGACGTTCTACGGCACGGTCACCCAGGCCGCGCGCTATGGCTGGCCGCTGCCGCCGACCTTCGTCGGCGCGATCCTGTTCTACGCGCTGGGCATCGGCATGATGGTGCGCCTGGTGCGGCTGGCGCGCGAGACCAACGCGACCTCGCTGGCCGACCTGATCGCTGCGCGGCTGGGGCGCGACGCCTGGCTGGCGGCGACGGTGACGCTGATCGCCGCGCTCGGGCTCATTCCCTACATCGCGCTGCAGCTCAAGGCGGTGGCGATGAGCTTTGCCATGCTCACCCTGCGCTCGGCCGATGCGGTGGACGCCGCGCCCTGGCGCGACAGTGCGCTTTACGTGGCGCTGGCGATGGCGCTGTTCGCGATGCTGTTCGGCGCGCGCCGCGCCGACGTGTCCGAGCACAACCGCGGGCTGGTGCTGGCGATGGCCGCCGAGTCGCTGTTCAAGCTGGGCGCGATGCTGGCGCTGGGCGCCTTCGTCTGGTTCGGGCTGGATGCGGTGGCGGTGCCGCCGCCCGCGCCGGTGGCGGATGCGCCGGCCGGCGGCTTCATGCCCCTGGTGCTGCTCGGCGCGCTGGCGATGTTCCTGCTGCCGCACCAGTTCCACGTCGGCGTGGTCGAGTGCCGCGACCCGGCCGACATCCGCACCTCGCGCTGGCTGTTCCCGCTGTACCTGCTGCTGATCGCGCTGCCGATCCTGCCGCTGGCGCGTGCCGGCACCGCGTTGCTGGGCGACAGCGTGCCCAGCGACATGTACACCCTGGCCCTGCCGTTCTCCGCCGGGCACACCGGGGTGGCGCTGTTCGCCTTCCTCGGCGGGCTCAGCGCGGCCACCGGCATGGTGGTGGTCAGCACGTTGACCCTGAGCCTGATGATCGGCAACCACTGGTTCGCGCCGGGCCTGCTGCGCAGTACCTGGGCCCGCGCCGGCGGCGACCACCGCCGCGAACTGGTGTGGCTGCGGCGCGCCGGCATCTGCGTGATCATGCTGCTGGCCTGGGGCTACAGCCGTTCGATCGGCGGCGGCAACGTACTGGCCGACATCGGTGCGATCTCGTTCTCGGCGATGGCCACGCTGGTGCCGGTGCTGGGGTTCGCGATCTGGCGGCCGCAGACGCCGCCGCGCGCGGCCATCGCCGGGGTGCTGGCCGGTTTCGCCACCTGGGCCTGGGTGCTGCTGCTGCCGACCCTGCTGGAGAGCAGCGGCAGGGTGCCGGCCTGGCTTGCCCACGGGCCGCTGGGCTGGCGCTGGTTGGCGCCCGAGGCGCTGTTCGGGCTGACCGGCTGGAGCCCGCTGGGACGCGCGGTCGGCGCCAGCCTGTTCGTCGGCACCGCGGTGACGCTGCTGGTGATGGCCTGGCGCCGCGACACGCCCGACCGCACCCGGCGCAACCTCGACGCGGACGCACTGCGCGACGCCGGCCGCCGTTTCCTGCCGTGGGAGAAGGTGCAGCGGCTGCTGGCCGACGCACCGCGGCAGGGGCCGGTGCCGGCGGCGACCGAGGCCAGCATCGAGCGCGAATTGTCCGCGGTGCTCGGCGCGGCGTCGGCGCGGTTGCTGCTCGACGCCGCGCGCCGCGAGAGTGGCGAACTGGCCACGGTCGCGGCCATCGTCAGCGAGGCCTCGCTGGACCTGCGCTTCAACCAGCAGGTATTGCAGGCGGCCTTGCAGAACATGAGCCAGGGCATCAGCGTGATCGACCGCGAGCAGCGGCTGGTGGCCTGGAACCGTCCGTATGCGCAGTTGTTCGGCTTTCCCGATGAACTGCTGCAGGTGGGCCGGCCGATCGTCGACCTGACCCGCTGGGCGCTGCAGGCGCTGCCGCAGCGTGGCAGCGACGAGCGTGCGGTGGACCGGCGCCTGGCGTTCATGCGCGCCGGCACCGCGCACCTCACCGAGCGGGTGTTCCCGGACGGCCGCATCGTCGAGATCCGCGGCAATCCGATGCCCGGTGGCGGCTTCGTGGCCACCTTCACCGACGTCACCGAGTTCCGCCGCACCGAACAGGAGCTGATGCGCAGCAACGAGACCTTGGAGCAGCGGGTGGGCGAGCGCACCGCGCTGCTGGAGTCGGCCAAGCGCGAGGCCGAGCGCGCCAACGACGCCAAGAGCCGGTTCCTGGCCGCCATCGGCCATGACCTACTGCAGCCGCTGCATGCCGCGCACCTGTTCACCGACACCCTGGCGCAGCAGGTCGAGGCGCCGTCGCAGCGGCAGGCGGTGGCGCAGATCCGCGGCGCTCTGGATTCGACCACGCAGCTGCTCACCGGCCTGTTCGACATGTCGCGGCTGGAGGCCGGCGGGCTGGTGCCGCAGCCGCGCGGGATGCCGCTGGCCGAGGTGCTCGACCCGCTGGCCTCCGAGTTCCGTGCCCTGGCGGCGGCGCGTGGGCTGGGCTTCCGCTACGTGCCGACCCGGGCCTGGGTGAACAGCGACCCGCAGCTGCTGCGGCGGGTACTGCAGAACTTCCTGGCCAATGCGGTGCGCTATACCGCGCGCGGCGGCGTGCTGCTGGGCGTGCGCCGCGAGGGCGGACGGCTGCGCATCGAGGTGCACGACACCGGGCCGGGCATCGCCGCGACCGAGCAGCGGCGCATCTTCGAGGAGTTCCGCCGTGGCGAGGACAGCGGCGGTCAGGGGCTGGGCCTGGGCCTGGCCATCGCCGACCGCATCGCCGGCCTGCTGCAGGCGCCGCTGCGGCTGCGCAGCACGCTCGGCCGGGGCACGGTGTTCTCGGTGGCGGTGGATGCGTTGCCGGTGTCCACGCCGGCGGCGCCGCCGCCGGGACCGGCGGAGCCGGCGGCGCGCGGTGCGGTCCGGGTGCTGGTGGTGGACAACGACCCGGCGGCGCTGGCCGGGCTGGCGGCGCTGCTGCGCGGCTGGGGCTACGACGTCGCCGAGGCGTCGGCCGAGGCGGCTGCGGTCGCGGCGATGCAGGCCGCGCCGGCGGCGCTGTGGCTGTTCGACTACAACCTGGACGACGGCGACACCGGCACCGCGCTGCAGGCGCGGCTGGGGGCGCGCTTCGGCACCCGGCCGACCCTGATCCTCAGCGCCGACGACAGCCTGGCCACCCGCCGCGAGGTGCTGGAGCAGGGCCTGACCCTGCTGCACAAGCCGGTGCGGCCGCTCGCGCTGAAATCGATCATGGACCGGCTGCTGGCCGCGCGCGCGCTGGCCCGGCCATAG
- a CDS encoding alkylhydroperoxidase has protein sequence MSATPSYTELTRDISRNLTPLRTHNADVMQGFGALSKAAMAAGALDEKTKELIAMAIGVANRCDGCLGFHAKALVRLGATPEEFREMLGVAVYMGGGPSLMYAANALAAFEEFSTAQG, from the coding sequence ATGAGCGCCACCCCGTCCTACACCGAACTGACCCGCGACATCTCGCGCAACCTCACCCCGCTGCGCACCCACAACGCCGATGTGATGCAGGGCTTCGGCGCGCTCAGCAAGGCGGCAATGGCGGCCGGCGCGCTGGATGAGAAGACCAAGGAGCTGATCGCCATGGCGATCGGCGTGGCCAACCGCTGCGATGGCTGCCTCGGCTTCCATGCCAAGGCGCTGGTCCGGCTGGGCGCCACCCCGGAGGAGTTCCGCGAGATGCTCGGCGTGGCGGTCTACATGGGCGGCGGCCCGTCGTTGATGTACGCGGCCAACGCGCTGGCGGCGTTCGAGGAATTCAGCACCGCCCAGGGCTGA
- a CDS encoding sulfurtransferase, translating into MPASINDLVAAARARIREVSPQQVAAWPAGSVAIIDVREPDEYAAGHLPGAVNIPRGVLEFRIHAHPALACSTSQELTRPDRPLLLYCLTGGRSALAADSLRQLGFSDVRSLAGGVNAWRNDALPLEQE; encoded by the coding sequence ATGCCCGCCTCCATCAACGACCTGGTCGCCGCCGCCCGCGCCCGCATCCGCGAGGTTTCCCCGCAGCAGGTCGCCGCCTGGCCAGCCGGCAGCGTCGCGATCATCGACGTGCGCGAGCCGGACGAGTACGCCGCCGGCCACCTGCCCGGCGCGGTCAACATCCCGCGCGGGGTGCTGGAGTTCCGCATCCACGCCCACCCGGCGCTGGCGTGTTCCACCAGCCAGGAACTGACCCGCCCCGACCGTCCACTGCTGCTGTACTGCCTGACCGGCGGCCGCTCGGCACTGGCCGCCGACAGCCTGCGCCAGCTCGGCTTCAGCGACGTGCGTTCGCTTGCCGGCGGCGTCAACGCATGGCGCAATGATGCGCTCCCGCTGGAACAGGAATGA